The window GGTTGGGTCGGCGGCCTTTACATTGGCTGTGAGCAGACGCCTAAGTTTTGCATTGTTCTCGTCGATGATTCTGCGTGCCTCCGGGGGCAATCTGGAGGCATCGCGAAGGGAGTTGACCGAAAAGCATCCTCGGCGTCCTGAGTAGCATGTATGACCGATCTCCAGGAACCTGCGAACGTTGTTCCAACTCTTCGGTTCTGAAGACAGAATCTCAACGCCACCGCGAGTATTCAGATAGTGCCGAAGGCTCTCAAGAAAAATATCTTCCTTGTCTTTGAATTCGGCATAAAGGCCGGACTTGTTGACGCCGGTAGCCCGCTCCAGATCCTGCAGTGTCGTATCCGACAGCCCTTTCTCCCAGAAAAGGACAATCGCCTTCATCAGAACATCTTCGCGAGTAAAGAGTTTCGGTCTGCCCATAAATCTTAGATGAGCTCAGTCTATTCCAAGCTCAAAAAATCGGCAGCCAAAATGACCAGCCCCAATGCGAGTCGGCAAGCCCCTGTCGCTGATGGAGGCTTGCCGCACTTGACTGCAAAATCAACGTTGCAGTCAGCAAACTAGGCTCATGCGGTGGTGAGCATGGAATCAGGAACACTTTGAGTTGCATAAGCCTGGAAATCTGTGTAGAAGCGCTCAGTCCCACCCCAAAAGGCGGAACGTTCATACGCGGTGAGCGGGTAGCCCTGCTTCAGCCGTTCCGGTAGGTCCGGGTTGGAGGTGAAATAACGTCCAAAAGCTACCAAGTCCGCGTCGCCTTTGGATATGATTTCGTTGGCAGATTCGCGATCAAAGCCGCCGGCTGCGAGAAGCGTGCCGCGATAGATTGTCCGAAGGTACTTCGAGGCAACGACTTCGTCGTTCTCCGCATTTTGCTTGGTGACATCACCAGCGACGCGGGGCTCGATGACGTGCAGATAGGCCAAGTCGAACGCGTTCATCTGCTCAGCAACGTAACCGAAAAGA is drawn from Edaphobacter lichenicola and contains these coding sequences:
- a CDS encoding TetR/AcrR family transcriptional regulator, encoding MGRPKLFTREDVLMKAIVLFWEKGLSDTTLQDLERATGVNKSGLYAEFKDKEDIFLESLRHYLNTRGGVEILSSEPKSWNNVRRFLEIGHTCYSGRRGCFSVNSLRDASRLPPEARRIIDENNAKLRRLLTANVKAADPTKSNPGLLSDMIFTFFSGLCLEENSSVVPASTKKKIDQFMEFLAESK